One Malus sylvestris chromosome 14, drMalSylv7.2, whole genome shotgun sequence DNA segment encodes these proteins:
- the LOC126600869 gene encoding probable glutamate carboxypeptidase AMP1 isoform X1 gives MGQLLPSSTTLFTSKPSPMCTFLSLLIIGILGFYTLHFPHPPLSSSNSHSALRFRQIFLSHATNATLSSYLRALTLHPHLAGTPPSVDTFNFVRAHFLGLGLDTRSAHYNALLSYPLHSSLSAHFGNGSRVDIPLTEPGLNNNRDGVVPPYHAYSPSGSAHAKLAFANHGTDEDYRALGELGVNVSGCVVIVRRGDDVSRGEVVRKAEKNGALAVLLYTEGAGGAGNGGFKKGFERGFVMNGVGDPLSPGWAGVDGAERLDLDDPEVLKRFPKIPSTPLSAEAAETLLGWLGGATVPPAWRESLPAAVRGVGPGPTVVNFTYKGEKKVVKIHNVFAVIRGSEEPDRYVLLGNHRDAWTYGAVDPNSGTAALLDIARRYSLLMRSGWNPRRTIILCSWDAEEFGMVGSTEWVEQNIANLGSKAVAYLNVDCAVQGPGFFVRSTPQLDNLILEVTKKVKDPDSVGATVYEKWMTANRRVDVQRLSAVDSDFAPFLQHAGIPSMDMYYGSDFSVYHTAYDAYEWMINFGDPFFQRHVAVAGMWGLLALHLADDLVLPFNFLSYADQLKHYKDVLSNLLDGGVSLHPLTTAIQEFAYAAKEAEDEAQKLRDQENTSELVILKTRALNDRLMFAERGFLDSDGIEGRQWFKHLVYGPPGEHGSKLSFFPGVGDAMLRAKRMSRREGEAKVQHEIWRVARAIQRAEKSLRGDVF, from the exons ATGGGTCAGCTCCTACCTAGCTCCACCACCCTCTTCACTTCAAAGCCCTCACCCATGTGCACCTTCCTCTCCCTCCTCATCATCGGCATTCTGGGTTTTTATACCCTGCATTTCCCCCACCCTCCACTCTCCTCCTCAAATTCCCATTCTGCCCTCCGATTCCGCCAGATTTTCCTCTCCCACGCCACCAACGCCACCCTCTCCTCCTACCTCCGCGCCCTCACCCTTCACCCCCACCTCGCCGGGACCCCGCCTTCTGTCGACACTTTCAACTTCGTCCGGGCCCACTTCCTGGGCCTGGGCCTCGACACCCGCTCGGCCCACTACAACGCCCTCCTCTCCTACCCACTccactcctctctctctgcacATTTTGGCAACGGCTCCCGCGTGGACATCCCCTTAACCGAGCCCGGCCTCAACAATAATCGCGACGGCGTCGTTCCGCCGTACCACGCGTACTCCCCCTCCGGGTCGGCGCACGCTAAGCTCGCCTTCGCCAACCACGGCACGGACGAGGACTATCGTGCGCTGGGGGAGCTCGGGGTGAACGTTAGCGGGTGCGTGGTGATTGTTAGAAGAGGCGATGACGTGTCCAGAGGCGAAGTGGTTAGGAAGGCCGAGAAAAACGGTGCGCTGGCTGTACTATTGTACACCGAGGGGGCCGGTGGTGCTGGGAATGGGGGGTTTAAGAAGGGTTTTGAGAGAGGGTTTGTTATGAACGGCGTGGGGGACCCACTGAGCCCTGGGTGGGCCGGGGTCGACGGAGCCGAGAGGCTGGACCTGGACGACCCTGAGGTACTGAAAAGGTTTCCAAAAATTCCATCCACGCCCCTGTCCGCGGAGGCTGCCGAAACCCTTCTGGGTTGGCTCGGCGGGGCTACTGTGCCGCCAGCGTGGCGGGAATCGCTGCCCGCCGCAGTGCGCGGTGTGGGGCCTGGCCCGACAGTGGTGAATTTCACTTACAAG GGGGAGAAAAAGGTGGTGAAGATTCATAATGTTTTTGCTGTCATAAGGGGTTCAGAAGAGCCCGACCGCTATGTGCTGCTTGGAAACCATAGAGATGCGTGGACATATGGGGCTGTTGACCCCAATAGTGGAACTGCAGCATTACTTGACATTGCTCGTAGATATTCTCTTTTGATGCGTTCAGGTTGGAATCCTAGGAGGACGATTATTCTCTGTAGTTGGGACGCGGAAGAGTTTGGAATG GTAGGATCTACTGAGTGGGTTGAACAAAACATTGCCAATCTGGGCTCCAAAGCCGTTGCCTACCTTAATGTAGATTGTGCAGTTCAAGGGCCAGGATTCTTTGTCCGCTCGACTCCTCAGCTGGACAATCTGATTCTTGAGGTCACAAAGAAG GTTAAAGATCCAGACTCGGTGGGTGCCACTGTATATGAGAAATGGATGACAGCAAATAGAAGGGTTGAT GTCCAAAGACTAAGTGCAGTGGATTCTGATTTTGCCCCATTTTTGCAACATGCAGGGATTCCTTCCATGGATATGTATTATGGAAGTG ATTTTTCTGTTTATCACACTGCATACGACGCTTATGAGTGGATGATAaattttggagatcctttcttTCAGAGACATGTGGCTG TTGCTGGAATGTGGGGACTTCTTGCCCTTCACCTGGCTGACGATTTAGTTCTACCTTTCAATTTCCTCTCTTATGCGGATCAGTTAAAG CATTATAAAGATGTTTTGAGCAACTTGTTGGACGGGGGTGTATCTCTACATCCCCTCACAACAGCAATTCAGGAGTTTGCCTATGCCGCCAAAGAAGCTGAAGATGAAGCACAG AAGCTGAGAGACCAAGAAAATACAAGTGAGCTTGTAATTTTGAAGACGCGGGCACTGAATGATCGGCTGATGTTTGCTGAAAGAGGCTTCCTGGATTCAGATGGAATCGAAGGAAGACAGTGGTTCAAGCATCTT GTTTATGGGCCTCCTGGTGAGCATGGAAGCAAACTATCCTTCTTTCCCGGAGTAGGCGATGCAATGCTTCGAGCAAAGAGAATGAGTAGGAGAGAAGGGGAGGCCAAAGTTCAGCACGAGATCTGGAGAGTTGCCCGGGCCATACAGAGGGCTGAAAAATCCCTGAGAGGAGACGTTTTCTGA
- the LOC126600869 gene encoding probable glutamate carboxypeptidase AMP1 isoform X2 — translation MGQLLPSSTTLFTSKPSPMCTFLSLLIIGILGFYTLHFPHPPLSSSNSHSALRFRQIFLSHATNATLSSYLRALTLHPHLAGTPPSVDTFNFVRAHFLGLGLDTRSAHYNALLSYPLHSSLSAHFGNGSRVDIPLTEPGLNNNRDGVVPPYHAYSPSGSAHAKLAFANHGTDEDYRALGELGVNVSGCVVIVRRGDDVSRGEVVRKAEKNGALAVLLYTEGAGGAGNGGFKKGFERGFVMNGVGDPLSPGWAGVDGAERLDLDDPEVLKRFPKIPSTPLSAEAAETLLGWLGGATVPPAWRESLPAAVRGVGPGPTVVNFTYKGEKKVVKIHNVFAVIRGSEEPDRYVLLGNHRDAWTYGAVDPNSGTAALLDIARRYSLLMRSGWNPRRTIILCSWDAEEFGMVGSTEWVEQNIANLGSKAVAYLNVDCAVQGPGFFVRSTPQLDNLILEVTKKVKDPDSVGATVYEKWMTANRRVDVQRLSAVDSDFAPFLQHAGIPSMDMYYGSDFSVYHTAYDAYEWMINFGDPFFQRHVAVAGMWGLLALHLADDLVLPFNFLSYADQLKHYKDVLSNLLDGGVSLHPLTTAIQEFAYAAKEAEDEAQCRS, via the exons ATGGGTCAGCTCCTACCTAGCTCCACCACCCTCTTCACTTCAAAGCCCTCACCCATGTGCACCTTCCTCTCCCTCCTCATCATCGGCATTCTGGGTTTTTATACCCTGCATTTCCCCCACCCTCCACTCTCCTCCTCAAATTCCCATTCTGCCCTCCGATTCCGCCAGATTTTCCTCTCCCACGCCACCAACGCCACCCTCTCCTCCTACCTCCGCGCCCTCACCCTTCACCCCCACCTCGCCGGGACCCCGCCTTCTGTCGACACTTTCAACTTCGTCCGGGCCCACTTCCTGGGCCTGGGCCTCGACACCCGCTCGGCCCACTACAACGCCCTCCTCTCCTACCCACTccactcctctctctctgcacATTTTGGCAACGGCTCCCGCGTGGACATCCCCTTAACCGAGCCCGGCCTCAACAATAATCGCGACGGCGTCGTTCCGCCGTACCACGCGTACTCCCCCTCCGGGTCGGCGCACGCTAAGCTCGCCTTCGCCAACCACGGCACGGACGAGGACTATCGTGCGCTGGGGGAGCTCGGGGTGAACGTTAGCGGGTGCGTGGTGATTGTTAGAAGAGGCGATGACGTGTCCAGAGGCGAAGTGGTTAGGAAGGCCGAGAAAAACGGTGCGCTGGCTGTACTATTGTACACCGAGGGGGCCGGTGGTGCTGGGAATGGGGGGTTTAAGAAGGGTTTTGAGAGAGGGTTTGTTATGAACGGCGTGGGGGACCCACTGAGCCCTGGGTGGGCCGGGGTCGACGGAGCCGAGAGGCTGGACCTGGACGACCCTGAGGTACTGAAAAGGTTTCCAAAAATTCCATCCACGCCCCTGTCCGCGGAGGCTGCCGAAACCCTTCTGGGTTGGCTCGGCGGGGCTACTGTGCCGCCAGCGTGGCGGGAATCGCTGCCCGCCGCAGTGCGCGGTGTGGGGCCTGGCCCGACAGTGGTGAATTTCACTTACAAG GGGGAGAAAAAGGTGGTGAAGATTCATAATGTTTTTGCTGTCATAAGGGGTTCAGAAGAGCCCGACCGCTATGTGCTGCTTGGAAACCATAGAGATGCGTGGACATATGGGGCTGTTGACCCCAATAGTGGAACTGCAGCATTACTTGACATTGCTCGTAGATATTCTCTTTTGATGCGTTCAGGTTGGAATCCTAGGAGGACGATTATTCTCTGTAGTTGGGACGCGGAAGAGTTTGGAATG GTAGGATCTACTGAGTGGGTTGAACAAAACATTGCCAATCTGGGCTCCAAAGCCGTTGCCTACCTTAATGTAGATTGTGCAGTTCAAGGGCCAGGATTCTTTGTCCGCTCGACTCCTCAGCTGGACAATCTGATTCTTGAGGTCACAAAGAAG GTTAAAGATCCAGACTCGGTGGGTGCCACTGTATATGAGAAATGGATGACAGCAAATAGAAGGGTTGAT GTCCAAAGACTAAGTGCAGTGGATTCTGATTTTGCCCCATTTTTGCAACATGCAGGGATTCCTTCCATGGATATGTATTATGGAAGTG ATTTTTCTGTTTATCACACTGCATACGACGCTTATGAGTGGATGATAaattttggagatcctttcttTCAGAGACATGTGGCTG TTGCTGGAATGTGGGGACTTCTTGCCCTTCACCTGGCTGACGATTTAGTTCTACCTTTCAATTTCCTCTCTTATGCGGATCAGTTAAAG CATTATAAAGATGTTTTGAGCAACTTGTTGGACGGGGGTGTATCTCTACATCCCCTCACAACAGCAATTCAGGAGTTTGCCTATGCCGCCAAAGAAGCTGAAGATGAAGCACAG TGCAGAAGCTGA